A genomic region of Granulicella cerasi contains the following coding sequences:
- a CDS encoding M16 family metallopeptidase, whose protein sequence is MRRSLSLPTLLLTATLALPALAQQPKPANTTAPFADALAGRTTVKVLPNGLTIVISERHEAPVFSFHTTVNVGSVDDPQGQSGLAHMFEHIAFKGTTEIGTKNYEQEKVALANVEQLNRIYETEAHRSHPDQHQLERLKKAREEAIEAAQRFVIPNQFSELAESNGAVGLNASTSEDSTDYFWSMPSNRLELWAYLESSRIGWPVAREFYKERDVVNEERRMRIDSSPQGRLVEEFLAAAYMAHPYGRPGVGWESDITQVTATEAMEFHRKYYAPSNIVVALVGDIDPKTALPLLEKYFGRIPAGPLAPPLTTVEPHQNAERTVVLHEASQPIYIEGYHRPDFHSPDDAVYEAISDIFSNGRTSRLYRSLVRDQRIALAAEGFTGFPGQKYPSMFAFYALPMQGHTNAELADAIHKELDRMKTEDVTDDELARFKASERAALLRSLGDNASLAGQLADYQTRFGDWKAMFQDLADIDNVTKADIRRVAQQTFVTANRTVARIEFKAPTAPQAPAVEGGAR, encoded by the coding sequence ATGCGACGATCTCTCTCCCTCCCGACTCTCCTGCTGACCGCGACACTCGCTCTACCGGCTCTCGCACAGCAACCGAAGCCCGCGAATACCACGGCTCCCTTCGCCGACGCACTTGCCGGTCGCACCACCGTGAAAGTGCTGCCCAACGGCCTGACGATCGTGATCTCCGAGCGACACGAAGCTCCGGTCTTCAGCTTCCACACCACGGTGAACGTAGGCTCCGTCGATGACCCGCAAGGTCAAAGCGGACTCGCCCACATGTTCGAACACATCGCCTTCAAGGGCACGACCGAGATCGGCACGAAGAACTACGAGCAGGAGAAGGTTGCGCTCGCCAATGTCGAGCAGCTCAACCGCATCTACGAAACCGAAGCCCACCGCTCGCATCCAGACCAGCATCAGCTGGAGCGCCTGAAGAAGGCCCGTGAAGAAGCCATCGAAGCCGCGCAGCGCTTCGTCATCCCGAACCAGTTCTCGGAGCTAGCCGAATCGAACGGCGCGGTAGGTCTGAACGCCTCCACCAGCGAAGACTCCACCGACTACTTCTGGTCGATGCCGTCGAACCGCCTCGAACTCTGGGCGTACCTTGAAAGCTCTCGCATCGGCTGGCCGGTCGCTCGCGAGTTTTACAAGGAACGCGACGTCGTCAACGAAGAGCGTCGTATGCGCATCGACTCCTCTCCGCAGGGTCGTCTCGTCGAAGAGTTTCTCGCCGCCGCTTACATGGCGCATCCCTACGGACGCCCCGGTGTGGGCTGGGAGTCGGACATCACGCAGGTGACCGCGACCGAGGCGATGGAGTTTCACCGCAAGTACTATGCGCCCTCGAACATCGTCGTCGCGCTGGTCGGCGACATCGATCCAAAAACCGCTCTGCCGCTGCTTGAGAAATACTTTGGTCGCATCCCTGCCGGGCCGCTGGCCCCGCCACTCACCACTGTCGAGCCTCACCAGAACGCCGAGCGCACCGTCGTCCTGCACGAAGCATCGCAGCCGATCTACATCGAGGGCTACCATCGTCCGGACTTCCACTCCCCCGACGACGCGGTCTACGAAGCGATCTCCGATATCTTCTCGAACGGTCGCACCTCGCGCCTCTATCGCTCGCTCGTGCGCGACCAGCGCATCGCGCTCGCGGCTGAAGGTTTCACCGGCTTCCCCGGCCAGAAGTATCCCAGCATGTTCGCGTTCTACGCTCTGCCCATGCAGGGTCATACCAACGCGGAACTCGCTGACGCGATCCACAAAGAGCTCGACCGCATGAAGACCGAGGACGTGACGGACGACGAACTCGCGCGCTTCAAAGCGTCCGAACGCGCTGCATTGCTGCGCTCACTGGGCGACAACGCCAGCCTCGCCGGCCAGCTTGCCGACTACCAGACACGCTTCGGAGACTGGAAAGCCATGTTTCAAGACCTTGCCGACATCGACAACGTAACCAAGGCCGACATCCGCCGCGTAGCCCAGCAAACCTTCGTCACGGCCAACCGTACCGTGGCCCGCATCGAGTTCAAGGCGCCCACCGCGCCACAAGCTCCGGCGGTCGAAGGAGGTGCCCGATGA
- a CDS encoding M16 family metallopeptidase, whose protein sequence is MKRTLAAVLLIASATSVLAQEGGYPHERAPWEEIVTPPLHAFHPEPPRHLTLPNGIEIFLEEDHELPFITGYMRIRGGSRDEPADKLGLVSLYGQSWRTSGTSTTPGDKLDDQLALKAASIETGSGQASTYVSLNCFTQDFDSTFASALDLLRHPQFQQTKLDLARRSAMTGILRRNDEADGIAVREALQIAYGKDNPYGRTTQLATLSSIMLDDLNAWHKRTVVGSNIIVGMVGDFDAKALEAKLRKAFESIPRGEKLAAPKVAFSDAKPGIYFAAKDDVNQSNIYLVGLGTEESNPDYYALSVMNEIFSGGFGSRVVQDVRTRLGLAYEVGGSFGAAYDHPGLFAISAGTRSAQTVAATQAILKDVGELRTETPSPEELKRAKDDLLNSFIFRFDDTEKILAQQITLAVYGYPADFLERYRAGIEKVTAEDVSRVANKYVQPEKLSIVVVGNPAELDPPLSKLGPVTTLDISIPGAPKE, encoded by the coding sequence ATGAAGCGCACACTCGCCGCTGTCTTGTTGATCGCCTCTGCCACGTCCGTCCTTGCGCAGGAAGGCGGCTACCCCCATGAGCGCGCGCCGTGGGAAGAGATCGTCACGCCTCCGCTGCACGCATTCCATCCTGAACCGCCGCGTCACCTCACCCTGCCCAACGGCATCGAGATCTTCCTCGAAGAGGACCACGAACTGCCGTTCATCACCGGGTACATGCGCATTCGCGGTGGCAGCCGTGATGAGCCTGCGGACAAACTCGGTCTCGTCTCGCTCTACGGCCAGAGCTGGCGCACCTCCGGCACCTCCACCACGCCCGGCGACAAACTCGATGACCAACTGGCACTGAAGGCCGCCTCGATCGAAACCGGTAGCGGACAGGCATCGACCTACGTCAGCCTCAACTGCTTCACACAGGACTTCGACAGCACCTTCGCCTCCGCACTCGATCTGCTGCGCCACCCGCAATTCCAGCAGACGAAGCTCGATCTGGCGCGCCGATCTGCGATGACCGGCATCCTCCGTCGCAACGATGAAGCCGACGGCATCGCCGTTCGCGAAGCGCTGCAAATCGCCTACGGCAAGGACAATCCCTACGGCCGCACCACGCAGTTAGCCACGTTGAGCAGCATCATGCTCGACGACTTGAACGCCTGGCACAAGCGCACCGTCGTGGGCTCCAACATCATCGTGGGCATGGTCGGCGACTTCGACGCAAAGGCCCTCGAAGCCAAGCTGCGCAAGGCTTTCGAGAGCATCCCCCGTGGAGAGAAGCTCGCCGCGCCGAAGGTAGCGTTCTCCGACGCCAAGCCGGGCATTTACTTCGCCGCAAAGGACGATGTAAACCAGTCCAACATCTACCTCGTGGGCCTCGGCACCGAAGAGTCGAACCCCGACTACTACGCGCTGAGCGTCATGAACGAGATCTTCTCCGGCGGCTTTGGCTCGCGCGTCGTGCAGGACGTCCGCACACGCCTCGGACTCGCCTATGAAGTCGGCGGCTCCTTCGGCGCAGCCTACGATCACCCCGGCCTCTTTGCAATCAGTGCTGGAACGCGCTCCGCGCAGACCGTCGCGGCCACACAGGCCATCCTCAAGGACGTCGGCGAGCTGCGCACTGAAACGCCTTCGCCCGAGGAACTGAAGCGCGCCAAGGACGACCTGCTCAACAGCTTCATCTTCCGCTTCGACGACACCGAGAAGATCCTCGCGCAACAGATCACGTTGGCGGTCTACGGCTACCCCGCCGACTTCCTCGAGCGTTATCGTGCGGGCATCGAGAAGGTGACGGCCGAAGATGTT